The proteins below come from a single Parcubacteria group bacterium genomic window:
- a CDS encoding glycine--tRNA ligase, with protein MAEKNEDKQGMMEKMASLCKRRGFVYPSSEIYGGMQAIYDYGHYGTLLKNNIRDAWWKAMVQLRDDVVGLDSAIFMHPTTWVASGHVGGFNDPQVDCKKCKSRFRADHLLEEFGVIIDDKTPVEGLNVELDKLRAEKKLKCPNCGSTDLTEAKVFSLMVKSNIGSPTDELKEENVVYLRPETCGGIYLEYKNTVDSLHKKLPFGIAQVGKAFRNEIVARQFIFRTREFEQMEMQYFLHPDMMKEKYEHWKAERWGWYLEYGIKENQIRWYKHEKLAHYASEAYDIEYDYKSLGGFKETEGIHARGDWDLSQHSKFSGVELNYFDEKTGEKFIPHIMETSVGLGRLVFMFLDQAYTEELVGEETRVVLKLDKRLAPVKVAILPLSKKEELSVPAKKIWGTLKQNFMCEYDETQSIGKRYRRQDEIGTPYCVTVDFETLNDEAVTVRDRDTMVQERIKITELENYFQEKLA; from the coding sequence ATGGCAGAAAAAAACGAGGATAAGCAAGGGATGATGGAAAAAATGGCGTCGCTGTGCAAGCGGCGGGGATTTGTGTATCCCAGTTCGGAAATTTATGGTGGGATGCAGGCGATCTATGATTATGGGCATTATGGCACGCTCCTTAAAAATAATATCCGTGACGCGTGGTGGAAAGCGATGGTTCAACTGCGCGATGATGTGGTGGGGCTCGACAGCGCGATCTTTATGCATCCGACCACTTGGGTGGCTTCCGGGCATGTCGGTGGTTTCAATGATCCGCAGGTTGATTGCAAGAAATGTAAGTCACGTTTCCGCGCCGATCATCTCTTGGAAGAATTCGGCGTGATCATTGATGATAAGACTCCAGTTGAAGGACTGAACGTTGAGTTGGATAAGCTGCGCGCGGAGAAAAAATTAAAATGTCCCAATTGCGGATCGACTGATCTCACTGAGGCGAAAGTTTTTTCTTTGATGGTAAAATCCAATATCGGTTCGCCAACTGATGAGTTGAAAGAGGAGAATGTGGTTTATCTCCGGCCGGAAACTTGTGGAGGAATTTATTTGGAGTATAAAAATACAGTTGATTCTTTGCACAAAAAATTACCATTTGGCATTGCGCAGGTGGGCAAGGCTTTTCGCAATGAAATTGTGGCGCGCCAATTTATTTTCCGCACGCGGGAATTTGAGCAGATGGAGATGCAATATTTCTTGCATCCCGATATGATGAAGGAAAAGTATGAACACTGGAAAGCGGAGCGCTGGGGGTGGTATCTGGAATATGGCATCAAAGAAAATCAGATCCGTTGGTACAAACATGAAAAATTGGCGCACTACGCCAGCGAAGCCTATGACATTGAGTATGATTATAAATCGCTGGGTGGTTTCAAGGAAACAGAAGGCATTCACGCACGAGGTGATTGGGATCTCTCACAGCACAGCAAATTTTCCGGTGTGGAGTTAAACTATTTCGATGAAAAAACCGGCGAGAAATTCATCCCGCACATCATGGAAACTTCTGTCGGTTTGGGTCGACTAGTCTTTATGTTTTTGGATCAAGCTTACACGGAAGAATTAGTCGGAGAAGAGACACGGGTAGTGCTAAAATTAGATAAGCGTCTGGCACCGGTGAAAGTGGCGATTTTACCACTGTCAAAAAAAGAAGAATTGTCCGTGCCGGCCAAAAAAATCTGGGGCACTTTGAAACAGAATTTTATGTGCGAATATGACGAAACGCAATCGATCGGCAAACGTTATCGTCGCCAAGACGAAATCGGAACACCCTATTGCGTGACAGTGGACTTTGAAACGCTAAATGATGAGGCGGTAACGGTGCGCGACCGCGACACGATGGTGCAAGAAAGAATTAAAATTACGGAACTGGAGAATTATTTCCAGGAGAAGCTGGCCTAA
- a CDS encoding NUDIX domain-containing protein — MQKGFDYIGVTICYYCHDGKGNFVMAKRSEKCRDEHNRWDIGGGALEFGEKVEDRLRKEIREEYSTEVLGYEFIDFDDVHRKHAGKETHWVALLFKVLVDRKKVKIGEPHKFSDIDWFTLGSLPDDLHSSLPNFFKKYKDKLV; from the coding sequence ATGCAAAAGGGATTTGATTATATTGGTGTTACTATCTGTTATTACTGCCATGATGGCAAAGGTAATTTTGTGATGGCAAAAAGGAGTGAGAAATGCCGTGATGAGCATAACCGGTGGGATATTGGTGGCGGGGCATTGGAATTTGGTGAGAAAGTTGAGGATAGGCTCAGGAAAGAGATACGGGAGGAATATTCAACAGAGGTTTTGGGGTATGAGTTCATAGATTTTGATGATGTCCACAGAAAACATGCCGGCAAAGAAACACATTGGGTTGCCCTTTTGTTTAAAGTTTTGGTTGATAGGAAAAAAGTTAAGATTGGCGAACCGCACAAATTTTCAGATATTGATTGGTTTACCTTGGGCAGCTTACCGGATGATTTACATTCATCTTTACCGAATTTCTTCAAAAAATATAAAGATAAATTAGTTTAA
- a CDS encoding NUDIX domain-containing protein, giving the protein MRENKIYKIEVHVAGICFFGDKVLIVKRNSGRRLYPNLWECGGGQVRNGENFEEALIRGQREELGVEIRPIGMLKNLGTYEIITNNPEQPKIPGVKIACEIVGFVNGKEPEITDEHSEWKFISETEINDCEFIPGIKDEIQEVFGMVGNSSIDSKKY; this is encoded by the coding sequence ATGCGAGAAAATAAAATCTATAAAATTGAAGTGCACGTGGCGGGAATTTGTTTTTTTGGCGATAAGGTGCTTATTGTGAAAAGAAATTCCGGAAGGAGGCTCTATCCTAATCTTTGGGAATGTGGTGGCGGGCAAGTGCGGAACGGTGAAAATTTTGAAGAAGCCTTGATTCGCGGGCAAAGGGAAGAGTTGGGCGTGGAAATTCGACCGATTGGAATGCTTAAGAATCTGGGGACCTATGAAATTATTACCAACAATCCGGAACAACCAAAAATTCCTGGCGTGAAGATTGCCTGTGAAATTGTTGGTTTTGTGAATGGAAAAGAGCCGGAAATTACCGATGAGCATAGTGAGTGGAAATTTATCTCCGAAACGGAAATTAATGATTGTGAGTTTATTCCTGGGATAAAAGATGAAATACAAGAGGTTTTTGGAATGGTGGGTAATTCGTCAATTGACAGTAAAAAATATTGA
- a CDS encoding NUDIX hydrolase: MQVARPKSNQPIPKNAKKVFAGVVFDVYQWQQKMFDGSYKIFEKIKRVDTVHVIPVIDGKLFFAKQKQPGRKTYLSCIGGRVDKGESILKAAKRELLEESGLVAEELNLWHAEQPISKIEFAYYVFIAKGCKKIQKQNLDSGEKIELVSYTFDEFIKLTADENFRSGEISLKIYRTLSDKKMMARYRKMFLG; this comes from the coding sequence ATGCAGGTAGCGAGACCAAAATCTAACCAGCCGATACCAAAAAATGCCAAGAAGGTTTTTGCGGGAGTAGTTTTTGACGTGTACCAGTGGCAACAGAAGATGTTTGATGGGAGTTACAAGATTTTTGAAAAAATAAAGAGGGTGGATACTGTGCATGTCATACCAGTCATTGACGGAAAATTATTTTTTGCCAAGCAAAAACAGCCTGGCCGCAAAACCTATCTGAGTTGTATCGGCGGTCGGGTTGACAAGGGAGAATCTATTTTAAAAGCAGCTAAGCGTGAGCTATTGGAAGAATCTGGACTAGTGGCAGAGGAACTGAATCTTTGGCATGCCGAACAACCCATAAGCAAGATAGAGTTTGCTTACTATGTCTTTATTGCCAAGGGTTGCAAAAAAATACAAAAGCAAAATTTGGATAGTGGAGAAAAAATAGAACTAGTATCTTATACATTTGATGAATTCATAAAATTAACAGCGGACGAAAATTTTAGAAGTGGAGAAATATCACTCAAAATATATCGAACCCTTTCTGATAAAAAAATGATGGCAAGATATCGAAAAATGTTTTTGGGGTAG
- a CDS encoding HD domain-containing protein, with the protein MQYIDPIYGENEITEPVILELMACPAMQRLKDIDQHGYMEPFFPGATYFRFEHSVGAYLLLRQFGAELSEQIAGLIHDVSHSAFSHSADYVFAEGSQKEQTHQDNIFNSFVGNSEIPAILSRHGFDLDYILNDKNFPLKENSLPDTCADRIDYSLRDIWHFHRYAPAYAKKIPSILASLIVKDGRWIFGDYSSAQNFSDLFFHANKYFYSGIESAVMFRTTGDYLKCAIEKKYISKEDLYLTDVEVLGKINQFLEKDKILKKLWERMNNRVGYANNPNNYDAQVFCKSRVIDPICYNEGKVVRVSEVNLDWKKVVEAEMRPKEYFLKFAESL; encoded by the coding sequence ATGCAATACATTGATCCAATTTACGGAGAAAATGAAATCACTGAGCCGGTAATTCTGGAGTTGATGGCCTGTCCCGCGATGCAGCGACTTAAAGACATTGATCAACATGGATATATGGAGCCTTTTTTTCCTGGAGCAACTTATTTTCGCTTTGAGCATTCCGTCGGCGCCTATCTGCTTTTGCGCCAATTTGGTGCAGAACTTTCTGAGCAGATTGCCGGTCTTATCCATGATGTTTCGCACAGTGCTTTTTCTCATTCCGCCGATTATGTTTTTGCGGAAGGATCGCAAAAGGAGCAAACGCACCAGGATAATATTTTCAATTCCTTCGTGGGTAATTCTGAAATTCCGGCCATTCTTTCCAGGCATGGCTTTGATTTGGACTATATTTTGAACGACAAAAATTTTCCTTTGAAAGAGAACAGTCTACCCGATACTTGTGCTGACCGGATTGATTATTCCCTGCGAGACATTTGGCATTTCCACAGATATGCGCCAGCATATGCCAAGAAAATCCCTAGCATTTTGGCTAGTTTAATTGTGAAAGATGGACGGTGGATTTTTGGGGATTATAGCTCTGCGCAAAATTTTTCTGATTTATTTTTTCATGCCAATAAATATTTTTATTCTGGGATCGAATCGGCAGTAATGTTTCGCACGACTGGTGATTATTTGAAGTGTGCCATAGAAAAAAAATATATTTCGAAAGAAGATTTATATCTGACTGATGTGGAAGTGCTGGGAAAAATTAACCAGTTCTTGGAGAAAGATAAGATACTAAAAAAACTTTGGGAACGAATGAATAATCGAGTGGGTTACGCGAATAATCCCAATAATTATGACGCACAAGTTTTTTGCAAGTCGCGCGTGATTGACCCAATATGTTATAATGAGGGAAAGGTGGTGCGTGTTTCAGAAGTCAATCTTGATTGGAAAAAGGTGGTTGAGGCGGAAATGCGCCCGAAGGAATATTTTTTGAAGTTTGCTGAAAGTTTATAA
- a CDS encoding U32 family peptidase C-terminal domain-containing protein, whose product MKKIELLAPAGDLEKLKYALAFGADAVYCGVPDFSLRVRINRFSKEDLAEAVEYVHKRKKKIYVTLNIYAHNQHLAKIKEHIQYLKKLKVDAIIASDPGIILFIQKYWPECEIHLSTQANATNSAAVEFWRAQGVKRIILAREVTLKEIKEISQQSKNIELEYFVHGAMCMSYSGRCILSKWMTDRSANLGDCSQPCRWAYHSKNQKSKIKKQNFGDDYFEMNVIDDQKRYAMDVEEDTHGTYFFNSYDMNLLAHLSELREAGVASFKIEGRAKSAYYLAIVTRAYRAVLDALENDAPEKEIKAIIKKQKTELDNLVHRGYSTGFLLGREPEHNFENKNNPAKFQFVGEVKSLEDKLNILRVHNHISIEDSLEAITPKENIKLKIKKILDNNKNAVLVADGGHNKEYYFEFDRKLESGSLVRKVIQRVIPAEAGIQAPQVIKKEKRDLMIRK is encoded by the coding sequence ATGAAAAAAATCGAGCTACTTGCTCCAGCAGGTGATCTGGAGAAACTTAAATATGCCCTGGCTTTTGGCGCGGACGCTGTATATTGCGGCGTGCCGGATTTTTCTTTGCGGGTGCGGATCAATCGGTTTTCCAAAGAAGATTTGGCTGAGGCGGTGGAATATGTGCACAAACGAAAGAAGAAAATTTATGTGACGCTCAACATTTATGCGCATAATCAGCATTTGGCAAAAATCAAAGAGCATATCCAATACTTAAAAAAACTGAAAGTGGATGCGATCATTGCGAGCGACCCGGGGATCATTCTTTTCATCCAGAAATATTGGCCGGAGTGTGAGATTCATCTTTCCACGCAGGCTAACGCGACCAACTCGGCAGCGGTGGAATTTTGGCGCGCGCAAGGAGTGAAAAGAATTATTCTGGCGCGGGAAGTGACGCTCAAAGAAATCAAAGAGATTAGTCAGCAATCGAAAAATATTGAGCTGGAATATTTTGTCCATGGCGCGATGTGTATGAGTTATTCCGGCCGTTGCATTTTGTCAAAATGGATGACAGATCGCAGTGCCAACCTGGGAGATTGTTCTCAGCCGTGCCGGTGGGCATATCATTCCAAAAATCAAAAATCAAAAATCAAAAAACAAAATTTTGGAGATGACTATTTTGAGATGAATGTGATTGATGATCAGAAGCGTTATGCGATGGATGTGGAGGAGGACACGCACGGGACCTATTTTTTCAATAGTTATGATATGAATTTGCTGGCACACCTCTCGGAACTTCGAGAGGCGGGTGTGGCGTCGTTCAAGATTGAAGGGCGAGCCAAGAGCGCCTACTATTTGGCGATTGTGACACGCGCTTATCGCGCGGTGCTGGATGCTTTGGAAAATGATGCGCCAGAAAAGGAAATTAAAGCAATTATAAAAAAACAAAAAACGGAGTTGGATAATTTGGTGCATCGTGGATATTCGACCGGTTTTCTGTTGGGACGCGAGCCGGAGCATAATTTTGAAAATAAGAATAATCCGGCTAAATTTCAGTTTGTGGGTGAGGTGAAATCACTGGAAGACAAACTGAATATTTTGCGGGTGCATAATCATATCTCAATCGAGGACAGCTTAGAAGCTATCACGCCCAAAGAAAACATTAAACTCAAGATAAAAAAGATTTTAGATAACAATAAAAACGCAGTACTGGTGGCAGACGGTGGACACAATAAGGAATATTATTTCGAGTTTGATCGGAAATTAGAAAGCGGGAGTTTGGTGAGGAAAGTAATCCAACGTGTCATCCCCGCGGAGGCGGGGATCCAGGCACCTCAGGTTATAAAAAAAGAAAAACGAGATTTAATGATTAGAAAATAG
- the tgt gene encoding tRNA guanosine(34) transglycosylase Tgt: MFELKHKKDQARSGQIKTKNGVVATPFFMPDATRGFVKSLDRDDLLGTGIFPMVVNTYHLYLQPGTELIKKAGGTHQFMNWHAPLLSDSGGYQVFSLIHKNPEMGKITDEAVIFKSPLDGSMHTISPEKSIQIQFDLGVDMMVVLDDVPPNSYSKEKIKDAVERTILWAARCKVEYEKQLKKRKIAKENRPLIFGVIQGGGHADLRKYCAEKLVAIGFDGYGFGARHVDAQGNFMEDVVRETARLIPENALRFALGVGTPDDIVKFVACGWDMFDCVIPTREGRHGRLFLRKSNFQFLISNFKINSNDKISNLAYRQAGDKKNADAELFYETININNGKFRKDFSPVDVSCDCQLCKNYTRSYLRHLFAMKDPLAMRLCAIHNLKFYMDLMRELRGEIKK, encoded by the coding sequence ATGTTTGAACTGAAGCACAAAAAAGACCAGGCACGGAGCGGTCAAATCAAGACAAAAAACGGAGTAGTCGCTACCCCGTTTTTTATGCCTGACGCGACGCGCGGTTTTGTGAAATCGCTGGATCGCGATGATCTTTTGGGAACGGGAATTTTCCCGATGGTGGTCAATACCTATCATCTCTATCTCCAGCCTGGGACGGAACTCATAAAAAAGGCCGGAGGGACCCATCAGTTTATGAATTGGCATGCGCCGCTCCTATCTGATTCGGGCGGCTATCAAGTTTTTTCCTTGATTCATAAAAATCCCGAAATGGGGAAAATTACCGATGAGGCGGTCATTTTTAAATCACCCTTGGACGGTTCGATGCATACCATTTCACCGGAAAAATCGATCCAGATCCAGTTTGATCTGGGGGTGGATATGATGGTGGTTTTAGATGATGTGCCGCCGAATAGTTACTCAAAAGAAAAAATCAAGGACGCAGTCGAGCGGACAATCCTTTGGGCTGCGCGGTGCAAGGTGGAATATGAAAAGCAATTGAAAAAGAGAAAAATAGCTAAGGAAAATCGGCCGTTAATTTTCGGCGTCATTCAAGGCGGAGGACACGCTGATTTGCGAAAATATTGTGCGGAAAAATTAGTCGCGATCGGCTTTGACGGTTATGGCTTTGGCGCACGGCACGTTGACGCGCAGGGCAATTTTATGGAAGACGTCGTGCGAGAAACTGCCAGACTGATTCCGGAAAATGCTCTAAGATTCGCTTTGGGCGTAGGAACGCCGGATGATATTGTTAAATTCGTCGCGTGCGGCTGGGATATGTTTGATTGTGTGATTCCGACGCGGGAGGGAAGGCACGGGCGACTTTTCCTACGGAAAAGTAATTTCCAATTTCTAATTTCCAATTTCAAAATAAATTCCAATGATAAAATTTCTAACCTTGCCTACCGGCAGGCAGGTGACAAAAAAAATGCGGATGCGGAATTGTTTTATGAAACGATTAATATCAACAATGGAAAGTTTAGGAAAGATTTTTCGCCGGTAGATGTTAGTTGTGATTGCCAGCTGTGCAAAAATTATACGCGGAGTTATCTGCGACATCTTTTTGCAATGAAAGATCCTTTGGCGATGCGCCTCTGCGCGATCCATAATTTGAAGTTCTATATGGACTTGATGAGGGAATTGCGCGGGGAAATAAAAAAATAA